In Vigna unguiculata cultivar IT97K-499-35 chromosome 3, ASM411807v1, whole genome shotgun sequence, a single genomic region encodes these proteins:
- the LOC114179914 gene encoding AMSH-like ubiquitin thioesterase 1 yields the protein MLSSETINIAASTQKLDVDNRLALRFYYRIADNILKQADIFRAENNIVDLYVMLLRFSSLVSETIPRHRDYRSSPQIKKEILRKKLLNSLNELEKLKPKVQQKINEFNNSRRAYHHHNGLENCYSNNLMVSPVKKQSLASYDRTKAIVPTTGAFVYHGPRGQQFSSVRPVEENMRRLSLSLLRPKEETLSRHSILGPNGLKGQWRPPASDQGVRYPTIIDLSPVEIPSLQQPSEDGSLSEKDNSISEQQRSDVESFLTPSDNFQEKRADEAPSLISFEATEIPTPIQVIRQPSPPPVLAEVQDLIPAVSPHVIEEGCIKEIPTSDSIVRGESPLQLHISTSMMKSFMELAKSNTDKNLETCGILAGLLKNRKFYITALIIPKQEATSSSCQATNEEEIFEVQDKQSLFPLGWIHTHPTQSCFMSSIDVHTHYSYQIMLPEAVAIVMAPTDSSRSHGIFRLTTPGGMSVIRQCQQRGFHPHNQPPDGGPIYDTCTDVYMNPDLKFDVIDLR from the exons ATGTTGTCTTCGGAGACCATCAATATCGCTGCAAGTACGCAGAAACTCGATGTTGATAATCGACTTGCTCTGCGATTCTACTACAGGATCGCGGATAATATCCTCAAACAG GCTGATATCTTTCGTGCAGAGAACAATATTGTCGATCTATATGTCATGCTCCTAAGATTTTCTAG TTTGGTCTCTGAGACGATACCACGTCACCGAGATTATAGATCATCTCCACAAATCAAGAAAGAAATTTTGAGAAAG AAATTGTTAAATTCTTTGAATGAGCTGGAGAAATTGAAACCAAAGGTGCAACAGAAGATCAATGAGTTTAATAACAGCAGGCGAGCATACCACCACCACAATGGGCTGGAAAATTGttattcaaataatttgatGGTTTCTCCAGTGAAAAAGCAATCTTTGGCTAGCTATGATCGAACAAAG GCAATCGTGCCAACTACAGGAGCGTTTGTTTATCATGGACCAAGGGGTCAGCAGTTTTCTAGTGTAAGGCCTGTGGAAGAAAATATGAGAAGACT ATCTCTAAGTCTCCTACGTCCAAAGGAGGAAACTCTTTCCAGACATTCTATTCTTGGTCCCAATGGACTGAAAGGGCAGTGGCGACCACCTGCAAGTGATCAAGGG GTCAGGTATCCAACCATCATAGATTTGTCTCCAGTTGAAATTCCAAG CCTTCAGCAACCCTCGGAAGATGGATCTCTGAGTGAAAAAGATAATAGCATTTCAGAACAACAAAGATCAGATGTAGAATCATTTCTTACCCCGAGTGACAACTTCCAGGAAAAGCGTGCTGATGAAGCTCCTTCTCTTATCTCTTTTGAAGCAACAGAAATCCCTACTCCAATACAAGTTATCAGACAGCCTTCTCCTCCACCTGTACTTGCTGAAGTACAGGATTTGATTCCGGCAGTGTCACCTCATGTTATTGAGGAAGGATGTATTAAAGAAATTCCAACATCAGATAGTATTGTTCGTGGCGAGTCTCCTCTGCAACTACACATT TCAACTTCTATGATGAAGAGTTTTATGGAGCTTGCCAAATCAAACACTGACAAAAATTTAGAGACTTGTGGTATTCTTGCAGGTTTGCTT aaaaacaggaaattttatATTACAGCTCTAATAATCCCAAAGCAGGAGGCAACATCTAGTTCT TGCCAAGCTACAAATGAAGAGGAGATATTTGAAGTACAGGATAAGCAATCTCTTTTCCCCCTAGGGTGGATCCAC ACACATCCCACACAATCTTGTTTCATGTCATCAATTGATGTACATACCCATTACTCGTATCAG ATTATGCTGCCAGAAGCTGTTGCAATAGTCATGGCACCAACAGACAGTTCAAG AAGCCATGGCATTTTTCGGTTGACAACCCCAGGTGGAATGTCGGTCATAAGACAGTGCCAGCAACGTGGCTTTCATCCACACAATCAGCCTCCTGATGGTGGTCCCATTTACGATACATGCACAGATGTTTACATGAACCCAGATTTAAAATTTGATGTCATTGATCTTCGATGA
- the LOC114176740 gene encoding putative calcium-transporting ATPase 13, plasma membrane-type, protein MNMVKPCTYPITCKKRWRMALNAITFVKALLQVSNKAFNIQTPRLLRSFSYLAIDVEQDHVHIPREKPFDVDPKLLGRMVRDKTLESLTQFGGAKELASLLETDVKRGVSDSKDDLDHRKRVFGVNMFTKPPSKCFFSFVLESFKDTTIIILLACAVLSLGFGIKQHGWKEGWYDGGSIILAVILVIVVSSVSNFNQSRQFRKLSAESENIGVEVVRGGRRQSVSIYDVVVGDIAYLKIGDQVPADGVFLEGYSLKVDESSMTGESDHVNVNAETNPFLLSGTKISDGFAYMIVTSVGMNTAWGEMMGSIAREVNEETPLQGRLNKLTSAIGKVGLLVAALVLVVSMIRYFTGSTRDDFGNREFVGRKTKFDDVMNAVVGIVAAAVTIVVVAIPEGLPLAVTLTLAYSMKKMMRDNAMVRRISACETMGSAATICTDKTGTLTMNEMQVTEVWVGKEEIAEGAHLAPSLVQLLKEGIGLNTAGSVYNTPQTSQPEISGSPTEKALLSWAVGDLGMDIDVVKQHCEIIHVETFNSEKKRSGILMREKKGSNRIVTHWKGAAEMILGMCSSYYDQTGEIMIFNDEERVQIENIVKGMATKSLRCLAFAQKSSKGKVCEKLEETELTLLGILGLKDPCRPGVEAAVESCRNAGMQIKMITGDNVHTAKAIASECGILDPSEELDGDAVVEGFQFRNYSHEERMDKVDRIRVMARSSPFDKLLMVQCLKQKGHVVAVTGDGTNDAPALKEADIGLSMGIEGTEVAKESSDIVILDDNFSSVVTVIRWGRCVYKNIQKFIQFQLTVNVAALVINFVAAVSSGKVPLTAVQLLWVNLIMDTLGALALATEEPTDDLMKMPPVGRVEPLITRVMWRNLISQALYQVLVLLVLQFRGRSIFDVTEKVKNTIIFNAFVLCQVFNEFNAREPEKKNIFKGLGKNRLFIAIVSLTIVLQLVMVEFLKKFASTERLSWEQWGVCVSIGALSWPIGLLVKCIPVVRKK, encoded by the coding sequence ATGAACATGGTCAAACCCTGCACGTACCCCATAACATGCAAGAAGAGGTGGAGAATGGCTTTGAATGCGATCACTTTCGTCAAGGCTCTTCTTCAAGTCTCCAACAAAGCTTTCAACATTCAAACTCCAAGGCTCTTGCGCTCATTCTCGTATCTGGCCATTGATGTTGAACAAGACCACGTGCATATCCCGCGTGAGAAACCCTTCGACGTTGATCCCAAACTTCTCGGTCGCATGGTAAGGGACAAGACGCTCGAGTCTCTCACCCAATTTGGAGGCGCCAAGGAACTCGCTTCACTTCTTGAAACCGATGTCAAGCGCGGCGTAAGCGACAGCAAGGACGATCTTGATCACCGGAAACGTGTCTTTGGTGTCAACATGTTCACCAAACCTCCAtctaaatgttttttttcttttgttcttgaATCTTTTAAGGACACCACTATTATCATCCTTTTGGCATGTGCTGTGCTTTCTCTTGGCTTTGGGATCAAGCAGCATGGATGGAAGGAGGGCTGGTACGATGGAGGAAGCATCATATTGGCGGTTATTCTCGTCATTGTTGTGTCTTCTGTGAGTAACTTCAATCAATCTAGACAGTTCCGGAAGCTTTCTGCCGAGAGTGAGAACATAGGAGTCGAAGTAGTACGAGGTGGTCGACGCCAAAGCGTGTCAATCTATGATGTGGTGGTTGGTGACATTGCGTACCTGAAGATCGGTGATCAGGTTCCAGCTGATGGAGTGTTTCTGGAGGGGTATTCGTTGAAGGTGGACGAATCTAGCATGACGGGGGAGAGTGATCACGTGAACGTGAACGCTGAGACAAACCCTTTCTTGTTATCTGGCACAAAGATCAGTGATGGTTTTGCATACATGATTGTCACTTCTGTGGGCATGAACACTGCCTGGGGTGAAATGATGGGTTCGATAGCGAGAGAGGTTAATGAGGAGACACCTTTGCAAGGGCGTCTTAATAAATTGACTTCTGCTATCGGCAAGGTTGGGCTGTTGGTGGCTGCGCTTGTTTTGGTGGTATCTATGATACGTTACTTCACGGGAAGTACAAGAGATGATTTTGGTAACCGAGAATTCGTCGGGAGGAAGACAAAGTTTGATGATGTTATGAATGCGGTTGTGGGGATTGTTGCAGCGGCTGTGACAATTGTGGTGGTGGCTATTCCAGAAGGGTTGCCTCTGGCTGTTACTTTGACTCTGGCTTATTCcatgaagaaaatgatgagGGATAATGCCATGGTTAGGAGAATCTCTGCTTGTGAGACAATGGGGTCAGCAGCAACAATCTGCACTGATAAAACTGGTACTCTTACGATGAATGAGATGCAGGTGACTGAGGTTTGGGTGGGAAAGGAGGAAATAGCAGAAGGTGCGCATTTGGCGCCGAGTTTAGTACAATTATTGAAAGAAGGAATTGGGTTGAATACCGCAGGAAGCGTTTACAATACCCCACAAACCTCGCAACCAGAAATTTCAGGTAGTCCAACTGAGAAAGCGTTGCTTTCTTGGGCTGTGGGGGATTTGGGGATGGACATCGATGTAGTGAAGCAGCATTGTGAAATCATTCATGTGGAGACGTTTAACTCTGAGAAAAAGAGAAGTGGGATTTTGATGAGGGAGAAGAAAGGGAGCAACAGGATTGTTACACATTGGAAGGGTGCTGCTGAGATGATATTGGGTATGTGTTCAAGTTATTATGACCAAACAGGGGAAATCATGATCTTTAATGATGAAGAAAGGGTTCAGATCGAGAACATTGTGAAGGGCATGGCTACCAAAAGTTTGCGATGCCTTGCCTTTGCCCAAAAGAGCTCCAAGGGGAAGGTCTGTGAAAAGCTTGAAGAGACAGAACTAACACTGTTGGGAATACTTGGATTGAAAGACCCTTGTAGGCCTGGAGTTGAAGCAGCAGTTGAATCATGTAGAAATGCTGGAATGCAGATCAAGATGATCACGGGAGATAATGTGCACACAGCGAAGGCCATAGCCTCTGAATGCGGGATTCTTGATCCTAGTGAAGAATTGGATGGAGATGCTGTGGTGGAAGGGTTTCAATTCAGAAATTACTCGCATGAGGAAAGAATGGATAAGGTTGACAGAATCAGGGTCATGGCGAGATCATCTCCATTTGACAAGCTTCTGATGGTTCAATGTTTAAAGCAGAAGGGTCATGTGGTGGCAGTCACAGGTGATGGCACAAATGACGCACCTGCTCTAAAAGAAGCAGATATTGGACTTTCCATGGGAATAGAAGGCACGGAAGTGGCAAAGGAGAGCTCAGATATTGTTATCCTTGACGACAATTTCTCTTCTGTGGTTACAGTAATCAGGTGGGGAAGATGTGTGTACAAAAACATTCAGAAGTTCATTCAGTTTCAGCTCACAGTTAATGTAGCTGCCTTGGTCATAAACTTTGTAGCTGCAGTTTCTTCTGGTAAAGTGCCTCTCACAGCAGTGCAGCTTTTGTGGGTAAACCTGATAATGGATACCCTTGGAGCTTTGGCTTTAGCCACTGAGGAACCTACTGATGATCTCATGAAGATGCCACCTGTAGGTAGAGTTGAGCCACTCATAACTAGAGTTATGTGGAGGAACCTCATTTCACAGGCATTGTACCAGGTTCTGGTGTTGCTGGTTTTACAATTCAGGGGAAGATCAATCTTTGATGTCACTGAGAAGGTGAAGAACACCATTATCTTCAATGCTTTTGTCCTGTGCCAAGTCTTCAATGAGTTCAATGCAAGGGAGCCGGAGAAGAAGAACATATTTAAGGGACTAGGTAAGAATAGGTTGTTCATTGCAATTGTGAGCCTAACTATTGTTCTTCAGCTAGTGATGGTTGAGTTTCTGAAAAAGTTTGCAAGTACTGAGAGATTGAGTTGGGAGCAATGGGGTGTTTGTGTTAGCATTGGAGCTTTGTCTTGGCCAATTGGTCTGCTGGTGAAGTGTATCCCAGTTGTTCGCAAGAAGTAG
- the LOC114177273 gene encoding uncharacterized protein LOC114177273 isoform X2: MKPNWELNNCCNHEQVVFLVTVGVCTVVILALWRTVILRPFKLVTVFLHEASHAIACKLTCGHVEGIQVHADEGGTTQTRGGVYWLILPAGYIGSSFWGMVLILASTKLLTARIAAGCFIAALLIVLFVAKNWTLRGLCIGFIVFLGVIWILQETTKVRILRYIILFIGVMNSLFSVYDIYDDLISRRVNSSDAEKFAEVCPCPCTGVGWGVICVSGCCDLVMTALVLS; the protein is encoded by the exons ATGAAACCCAACTGGGAGCTCAACAACTGCTGCAACCACGAACAGGTGGTGTTTCTGGTCACTGTCGGTGTCTGCACTGTCGTTATACTTGCA CTATGGAGAACAGTCATACTCAGACCCTTTAAGCTTGTTACAGTATTTCTTCACGAGGCAAGCCATGCAATTGCTTGTAAACTCACTTGCGGTCAT GTAGAAGGAATACAGGTTCATGCTGATGAAGGTGGAACAACACAAACACGTGGAGGCGTATATTGGTTAATCTTGCCAGCTGGAT ATATTGGTTCATCTTTCTGGGGCATGGTATTGATACTTGCATCGACAAAACTTCTTACTGCCAGAATAGCTGCTGGTTGTTTTATTGCTGCTCTTCTTATTGTCCTCTTCGTTGCAAAAAAC TGGACTCTTCGGGGACTTTGTATTG GATTTATAGTGTTCCTTGGGGTGATATGGATTCTGCAAGAGACAACCAAAGTTCGAATATTGCGGTACATTATTTTGTTCATAG GTGTAATGAATAGCTTGTTTTCTGTATACG ATATCTACGACGATCTGATTTCCCGAAGAGTAAATTCTAGTGATGCAGAAAAGTTTGCAGAAGTGTGCCCTTGTCCTTGTACTGGTGTTGGATGGGGAGTTATTTG TGTATCTGGGTGCTGTGATCTTGTCATGACTGCACTTGTCCTTAGTTGA
- the LOC114177273 gene encoding uncharacterized protein LOC114177273 isoform X1: MKPNWELNNCCNHEQVVFLVTVGVCTVVILALWRTVILRPFKLVTVFLHEASHAIACKLTCGHVEGIQVHADEGGTTQTRGGVYWLILPAGYIGSSFWGMVLILASTKLLTARIAAGCFIAALLIVLFVAKNWTLRGLCIGFIVFLGVIWILQETTKVRILRYIILFIGVMNSLFSVYDIYDDLISRRVNSSDAEKFAEVCPCPCTGVGWGVIWGLISFIFLCGAVYLGAVILS; the protein is encoded by the exons ATGAAACCCAACTGGGAGCTCAACAACTGCTGCAACCACGAACAGGTGGTGTTTCTGGTCACTGTCGGTGTCTGCACTGTCGTTATACTTGCA CTATGGAGAACAGTCATACTCAGACCCTTTAAGCTTGTTACAGTATTTCTTCACGAGGCAAGCCATGCAATTGCTTGTAAACTCACTTGCGGTCAT GTAGAAGGAATACAGGTTCATGCTGATGAAGGTGGAACAACACAAACACGTGGAGGCGTATATTGGTTAATCTTGCCAGCTGGAT ATATTGGTTCATCTTTCTGGGGCATGGTATTGATACTTGCATCGACAAAACTTCTTACTGCCAGAATAGCTGCTGGTTGTTTTATTGCTGCTCTTCTTATTGTCCTCTTCGTTGCAAAAAAC TGGACTCTTCGGGGACTTTGTATTG GATTTATAGTGTTCCTTGGGGTGATATGGATTCTGCAAGAGACAACCAAAGTTCGAATATTGCGGTACATTATTTTGTTCATAG GTGTAATGAATAGCTTGTTTTCTGTATACG ATATCTACGACGATCTGATTTCCCGAAGAGTAAATTCTAGTGATGCAGAAAAGTTTGCAGAAGTGTGCCCTTGTCCTTGTACTGGTGTTGGATGGGGAGTTATTTG GggtttaatatcttttatatttctttgtgGAGCAGTGTATCTGGGTGCTGTGATCTTGTCATGA
- the LOC114177273 gene encoding uncharacterized protein LOC114177273 isoform X3, which translates to MKPNWELNNCCNHEQLWRTVILRPFKLVTVFLHEASHAIACKLTCGHVEGIQVHADEGGTTQTRGGVYWLILPAGYIGSSFWGMVLILASTKLLTARIAAGCFIAALLIVLFVAKNWTLRGLCIGFIVFLGVIWILQETTKVRILRYIILFIGVMNSLFSVYDIYDDLISRRVNSSDAEKFAEVCPCPCTGVGWGVIWGLISFIFLCGAVYLGAVILS; encoded by the exons ATGAAACCCAACTGGGAGCTCAACAACTGCTGCAACCACGAACAG CTATGGAGAACAGTCATACTCAGACCCTTTAAGCTTGTTACAGTATTTCTTCACGAGGCAAGCCATGCAATTGCTTGTAAACTCACTTGCGGTCAT GTAGAAGGAATACAGGTTCATGCTGATGAAGGTGGAACAACACAAACACGTGGAGGCGTATATTGGTTAATCTTGCCAGCTGGAT ATATTGGTTCATCTTTCTGGGGCATGGTATTGATACTTGCATCGACAAAACTTCTTACTGCCAGAATAGCTGCTGGTTGTTTTATTGCTGCTCTTCTTATTGTCCTCTTCGTTGCAAAAAAC TGGACTCTTCGGGGACTTTGTATTG GATTTATAGTGTTCCTTGGGGTGATATGGATTCTGCAAGAGACAACCAAAGTTCGAATATTGCGGTACATTATTTTGTTCATAG GTGTAATGAATAGCTTGTTTTCTGTATACG ATATCTACGACGATCTGATTTCCCGAAGAGTAAATTCTAGTGATGCAGAAAAGTTTGCAGAAGTGTGCCCTTGTCCTTGTACTGGTGTTGGATGGGGAGTTATTTG GggtttaatatcttttatatttctttgtgGAGCAGTGTATCTGGGTGCTGTGATCTTGTCATGA